From Bacillus basilensis, a single genomic window includes:
- the bcp gene encoding thioredoxin-dependent thiol peroxidase, which translates to MVTVGEMAPEFTLEGSNGEQVRLADFRGKNVVLYFYPKDMTPGCTTEACDFRDAYGLFQEKDTVIFGVSPDPANRHLKFIEKHELPFTLLVDEDHKVAELYDVWKLKKNFGKEYMGIERSTFLINKAGELVKEWRKVKVKGHIEDVLSYIK; encoded by the coding sequence ATGGTTACAGTAGGAGAAATGGCACCGGAATTTACATTAGAGGGAAGTAACGGGGAACAAGTTCGCTTAGCTGATTTTCGTGGGAAAAATGTAGTTCTATATTTTTATCCGAAAGATATGACTCCAGGGTGTACAACTGAAGCGTGTGATTTCCGTGATGCTTATGGATTATTTCAAGAGAAGGACACGGTTATTTTTGGAGTGAGTCCGGATCCGGCAAATAGACATTTGAAATTCATTGAGAAGCATGAACTTCCATTTACACTTTTAGTAGACGAGGATCATAAAGTAGCAGAATTATACGATGTTTGGAAATTGAAAAAGAACTTTGGGAAAGAGTACATGGGAATTGAGCGCTCTACATTCCTTATTAATAAAGCCGGTGAGCTTGTAAAAGAGTGGCGTAAAGTGAAAGTGAAGGGACATATTGAAGATGTTCTTTCTTATATAAAATAA
- the perR gene encoding peroxide-responsive transcriptional repressor PerR, with protein MVKEELKEALEMLKNTGVRITPQRHAILEYLVESMTHPTADDIYKALEGKFPNMSVATVYNNLRVFKEVGLVKELTYGDASSRFDYVTSQHYHVICEKCGKIVDFPYGGLEQLEEEAAKTTGFVINSHRLEIYGVCPECHKA; from the coding sequence GTGGTCAAAGAAGAATTAAAAGAAGCGCTAGAAATGCTGAAAAATACGGGTGTACGCATTACTCCACAGCGTCATGCTATTTTAGAGTACCTTGTGGAATCAATGACGCACCCAACAGCGGATGACATTTATAAAGCATTAGAAGGTAAGTTTCCAAATATGAGTGTTGCAACTGTCTATAATAACTTACGTGTATTTAAAGAGGTTGGACTTGTAAAGGAATTAACTTATGGAGACGCTTCAAGTAGATTTGATTATGTTACAAGTCAACATTATCATGTGATTTGTGAAAAATGTGGTAAGATTGTTGATTTTCCTTATGGAGGTTTGGAACAACTTGAAGAGGAAGCTGCAAAAACGACAGGCTTCGTTATTAATAGTCATCGCTTAGAAATTTATGGCGTTTGTCCAGAGTGTCATAAGGCGTAA
- a CDS encoding YgzB family protein: protein MGIKYSNKINKIRTFALSLVFIGLFIAYLGVFFRENIIIMTTFMMVGFLAVIASTVVYFWIGMLSTKTIQIICPSCDKPTKMLGRVDACMHCNQPLTMDRNLEGKEFDEKYNKKSYKS from the coding sequence ATGGGCATTAAATATTCGAACAAAATCAATAAAATCCGAACCTTCGCATTAAGTTTAGTATTCATCGGTCTCTTCATTGCATACTTAGGTGTCTTTTTCCGCGAAAACATTATTATTATGACAACATTTATGATGGTTGGCTTTTTAGCTGTTATCGCTAGTACTGTCGTTTACTTTTGGATTGGTATGTTATCTACTAAGACTATCCAAATTATTTGTCCAAGCTGCGATAAGCCAACAAAAATGCTCGGTCGTGTCGACGCATGTATGCATTGCAATCAACCTTTAACAATGGATCGGAATCTAGAAGGAAAAGAATTTGATGAGAAATACAATAAGAAAAGCTATAAATCATAG